The proteins below come from a single Tenuifilum thalassicum genomic window:
- a CDS encoding KpsF/GutQ family sugar-phosphate isomerase — protein MNEQIKSLAIDTIKSEAAAIEQLANYIDDNFEKTIHEIFNGKGRVIVTGIGKSAIIASKIVATLNSTGTPAIFMHAADAIHGDLGIIQPDDIIICLSKSGNTPEIKVLVPLIKNLGNRLVGIVSNTNSYLAQKADYVIRATVEREACPNNLAPTSSTTAQLVIGDAIAVCLLKLRGFTPADFARFHPGGSLGKKLYMRVSDIYTQENVPKVNLDDTLPSVIIEISSKRLGATAVLDNNGKLQGIITDGDLRRMLQKNISTEGITAKEIMSVNPKTITPDELAINAFNLMEQHKITQLLVVENNKYLGVIHIHDILREGIV, from the coding sequence ATGAACGAACAAATAAAAAGTCTTGCCATTGACACAATAAAAAGCGAAGCCGCTGCTATTGAGCAACTTGCCAACTACATCGACGATAATTTTGAAAAAACAATTCACGAAATCTTTAACGGTAAAGGACGCGTTATTGTTACAGGAATTGGCAAAAGTGCAATTATAGCAAGCAAAATAGTTGCAACACTTAATTCCACTGGAACCCCCGCTATTTTTATGCATGCTGCCGATGCCATTCATGGGGATTTAGGAATAATTCAACCCGATGATATTATTATTTGCCTGTCAAAAAGCGGGAATACCCCAGAAATAAAGGTTCTTGTTCCCTTAATCAAAAATTTAGGAAATAGATTGGTTGGCATTGTTTCAAACACTAATTCTTACTTGGCACAAAAAGCCGATTATGTTATTAGAGCTACTGTTGAACGAGAGGCCTGCCCAAATAATTTAGCACCAACATCTAGCACAACCGCACAACTAGTCATTGGCGATGCTATTGCCGTGTGTCTCTTAAAATTACGCGGCTTTACACCTGCCGATTTTGCCAGATTCCACCCGGGAGGGTCGTTGGGGAAAAAACTTTATATGCGTGTATCAGATATTTACACTCAAGAAAACGTTCCTAAAGTAAATTTGGATGATACCCTACCATCTGTAATCATTGAGATATCAAGTAAACGGTTGGGTGCAACTGCTGTGCTTGACAATAATGGAAAGTTGCAGGGCATCATAACCGATGGCGATTTACGCCGAATGCTACAAAAAAACATAAGCACAGAAGGAATTACAGCAAAGGAAATCATGTCGGTTAATCCTAAAACCATTACACCCGACGAACTGGCAATAAATGCGTTCAACCTAATGGAGCAACATAAAATAACTCAACTTCTTGTAGTTGAGAACAATAAGTACTTGGGTGTAATTCACATCCACGATATCCTTCGGGAAGGCATAGTCTAA
- the tatC gene encoding twin-arginine translocase subunit TatC, which produces MAKRSEMTILEHLAELRIVLLKIFIAITLGSLVAFITGEHLLNLIIHVSSPQFITNRLLCNLSKSLNLTELCINSSQIGFINIELSGQFMLHIKIAIWGGITLAAPYSIKALLNFIMPALTKTEQKVSKLFLLSTIFLFVLGIAFGYFIIAPIAVHFLATYSVSSKILNHIAIQSFINTVVQTIFAMGIGFQLPLIVHLLTKWHLIDRKVLVRNRAIVFVIVLTLSAIITPPDVFSMIIVALPLWLLYELSIFVSKPTN; this is translated from the coding sequence ATGGCAAAAAGGTCGGAAATGACCATTCTTGAGCACCTTGCAGAGCTTCGAATTGTTCTGCTTAAAATTTTCATTGCCATTACCCTTGGAAGTCTTGTAGCTTTTATTACGGGAGAGCATCTCCTAAATCTAATCATACATGTATCTAGCCCTCAGTTCATAACAAATCGACTTCTTTGCAACTTAAGCAAATCATTAAACCTAACAGAATTGTGCATTAATAGCTCTCAAATAGGTTTTATAAACATTGAGCTATCGGGGCAGTTTATGCTTCACATTAAAATTGCAATTTGGGGAGGGATAACCCTCGCAGCGCCATACTCCATAAAGGCATTATTGAATTTCATTATGCCAGCACTAACAAAAACAGAACAAAAAGTTTCAAAACTATTTCTGCTCTCAACTATCTTTCTCTTTGTTTTAGGAATAGCCTTTGGTTACTTTATAATTGCACCCATTGCTGTTCATTTTCTAGCCACTTATAGTGTCAGTAGCAAAATTTTAAACCATATCGCCATTCAATCGTTTATAAATACCGTTGTCCAAACAATCTTTGCTATGGGAATTGGGTTTCAACTTCCACTTATAGTTCATTTACTGACCAAATGGCATCTTATAGACAGAAAAGTATTAGTAAGAAATCGAGCCATTGTGTTTGTTATCGTTCTGACATTATCTGCCATAATTACACCACCAGACGTATTTAGTATGATTATTGTAGCGCTGCCCCTTTGGTTGCTTTACGAGCTAAGCATTTTTGTTTCAAAACCCACTAATTAG
- the recQ gene encoding DNA helicase RecQ, which translates to MKIDASEISLKEYLNKYFGFNTFKGNQEAIIRNVLAGNDTFVLMPTGGGKSLCYQLPALILDGTAIIISPLIALMKNQVDNMRSFVIDEGVAHFLNSSLNKTQIQKVKDDIMAGKTKMLYVAPESLTKEENVQFLRQAKISFYAIDEAHCISEWGHDFRPEYRRIRPIINEIGNAPIIALTATATPKVQHDIQKNLSMLEANVFKSSFNRPNLYYEVRPKRNAVKEIIKYIKNNPGKSGIIYCLSRKKVEELAEVLQVNGIKALPYHAGMDANTRSGNQDKFLMEEVDVIVATIAFGMGIDKPDVRYVIHYDIPKSLEGYYQETGRAGRDGGEGQCITFYSYKDIQKLEKFMQGKPVSEQEIGKQLLLETVSYAESSICRRKTLLNYFGEEYTEENCGSCDNCLNPKTQFDGQEELQMVLETILAVNQKFKGDHIVNILIGNVTAAIKSYKHNQLDTFGQGAEKDPMFWNSIIRQALVMKYIDKDIENYGLLMVTEKGKEYLENPHEVMFTLDERYEDGDDDDAIGLSPDKSGGGGADDELLSMLKELRKKMAKKLNLPPFVIFQDPSLEDMAIQYPVTIDELQNISGVGAGKARKFGKEFVELIKAYVEEKEIIRPQDMVVKSVASKSMLKVYIIQSIDRKLDLEDIAEAKNLEMDELLNEIEAIVNSGTKINIDYYIDRVIDEDKQDEIYDYFRNEAESESIEEAIEALDDDDITEEEIRLMRIKFMSEMGN; encoded by the coding sequence ATGAAGATAGATGCATCGGAAATATCGTTAAAAGAATACCTGAATAAATACTTTGGGTTTAATACTTTCAAAGGTAACCAGGAAGCTATAATAAGAAATGTTCTGGCGGGGAACGACACGTTTGTGCTTATGCCAACGGGTGGTGGAAAATCTTTATGCTATCAGCTTCCAGCTCTTATTCTTGATGGTACAGCAATAATTATTTCTCCTTTAATTGCTCTGATGAAGAATCAGGTAGATAATATGCGCAGCTTTGTGATAGATGAGGGTGTTGCCCATTTCTTGAATTCTTCGCTCAATAAAACCCAAATTCAAAAGGTTAAGGACGATATTATGGCGGGCAAAACCAAAATGCTTTATGTGGCGCCCGAATCGCTTACTAAAGAGGAGAATGTTCAGTTTTTAAGGCAGGCCAAAATATCATTTTACGCCATTGACGAAGCACACTGTATATCGGAATGGGGACACGATTTTCGCCCAGAATATCGACGTATTCGACCAATAATTAATGAGATTGGGAATGCGCCTATCATTGCCCTTACCGCTACAGCAACTCCCAAGGTTCAACACGATATACAGAAAAACCTTAGTATGCTTGAGGCAAACGTATTCAAATCATCTTTTAATCGCCCCAATCTTTACTATGAAGTTAGACCTAAACGTAATGCTGTTAAGGAGATAATCAAGTATATAAAGAATAATCCTGGCAAATCGGGAATCATTTACTGCTTAAGCCGAAAAAAGGTTGAGGAGCTAGCAGAGGTGCTTCAGGTTAATGGTATAAAAGCATTACCTTACCATGCGGGTATGGATGCCAATACTCGCTCTGGTAACCAGGATAAGTTCCTGATGGAGGAGGTTGATGTTATTGTGGCTACCATTGCATTTGGTATGGGCATCGATAAACCCGATGTTCGGTATGTAATCCATTACGATATTCCTAAGAGTTTGGAAGGATATTACCAGGAAACTGGTCGTGCTGGCCGCGATGGAGGCGAAGGTCAGTGTATCACTTTTTACAGCTATAAGGATATCCAGAAACTCGAAAAGTTTATGCAGGGGAAACCCGTTTCTGAACAAGAAATTGGGAAGCAGCTCTTGCTTGAAACTGTTTCCTATGCAGAGTCGTCCATTTGTCGACGTAAAACCTTGCTAAACTATTTTGGTGAGGAGTACACCGAGGAAAATTGTGGTTCTTGCGATAACTGCTTAAATCCCAAAACCCAATTCGACGGGCAGGAAGAGCTTCAAATGGTTTTGGAAACTATATTAGCAGTAAACCAAAAATTTAAGGGCGACCATATTGTTAACATTCTAATAGGTAACGTAACTGCCGCTATCAAATCATATAAGCATAATCAGCTCGACACTTTTGGTCAGGGTGCCGAGAAGGACCCCATGTTTTGGAATTCAATCATTCGTCAGGCATTGGTAATGAAGTATATCGACAAAGATATTGAAAATTACGGCTTGCTTATGGTAACTGAGAAAGGCAAAGAGTATTTGGAAAATCCTCACGAGGTAATGTTTACCTTAGACGAACGCTACGAGGATGGCGACGACGATGATGCAATTGGTTTATCGCCCGATAAATCGGGTGGGGGAGGAGCAGACGATGAGCTGCTTAGCATGCTTAAAGAACTTCGTAAGAAGATGGCTAAAAAACTTAATCTTCCTCCTTTTGTTATTTTCCAAGACCCTTCGCTTGAGGATATGGCCATTCAATACCCCGTAACTATTGATGAACTCCAGAATATCTCTGGTGTGGGTGCTGGTAAAGCCAGAAAGTTTGGAAAGGAGTTTGTAGAGCTTATCAAGGCCTATGTTGAGGAGAAAGAGATTATTAGGCCTCAGGATATGGTGGTTAAGTCTGTGGCTAGTAAGTCGATGCTAAAAGTCTATATCATTCAAAGTATCGACCGTAAACTCGATTTAGAGGACATTGCCGAAGCTAAGAATCTTGAGATGGATGAACTGCTTAACGAAATTGAAGCTATTGTAAACTCTGGTACTAAAATCAATATTGACTATTACATCGATAGGGTAATTGATGAGGACAAGCAGGATGAGATTTACGACTACTTCCGGAACGAGGCAGAGTCAGAGAGCATCGAAGAGGCAATTGAGGCTTTAGATGATGATGATATTACAGAGGAAGAAATCCGGTTGATGCGAATTAAGTTCATGTCCGAAATGGGTAACTAA
- a CDS encoding ABC transporter ATP-binding protein, whose translation MSTLLSIKKLTKRYSSTLALNDFTLDVKKGEVIGILGPNGSGKTTLLSIILGLRFPTSGSFEWRDSKPNCFPKGSVGALIEVPTFYPYLSLEKNLRVSAFAKNISYDQIYPAIELVGLTPYLKAKVSTFSLGMKQRMAIAQALLGNPEIIILDEPTNGLDPEGIVEVRNLIKELHLKGKTIILASHNLDEVQRTCTHVAVLNKGELQAAGLVDELLASAKVAHISVANAGKMNGFISEHPDIKLVEKLGNDFKLLLDEKEQKSLLIDLEEFGVVVNSFEIRNMNLEELFIKLIRK comes from the coding sequence ATGTCTACTCTTTTGTCCATAAAAAAATTAACCAAGAGGTATAGCTCAACTCTAGCATTAAACGATTTTACTCTTGATGTTAAAAAGGGCGAGGTGATAGGCATTCTTGGCCCCAATGGTAGTGGTAAAACCACGCTACTTTCAATTATACTGGGTTTACGATTCCCTACAAGTGGTAGTTTTGAATGGCGAGATTCTAAGCCCAATTGCTTTCCAAAAGGATCCGTGGGGGCTTTGATTGAAGTGCCAACATTTTACCCATACCTTTCACTCGAAAAAAATCTGCGAGTAAGCGCTTTTGCTAAGAATATTAGCTATGATCAAATTTATCCTGCTATTGAACTTGTTGGGTTAACGCCTTATTTAAAGGCAAAGGTTTCGACTTTCTCGCTTGGAATGAAGCAACGGATGGCAATTGCTCAGGCATTGCTCGGAAATCCAGAAATAATTATTTTGGATGAACCAACAAATGGTTTGGATCCCGAAGGCATTGTTGAGGTTAGAAACCTGATAAAAGAGTTACATTTAAAAGGTAAGACTATCATTTTAGCAAGTCACAATTTGGACGAGGTGCAAAGAACTTGTACTCATGTGGCGGTTCTTAATAAGGGTGAATTACAGGCTGCAGGCTTGGTAGATGAACTTCTTGCATCTGCTAAAGTGGCTCATATATCAGTAGCTAATGCTGGAAAAATGAATGGTTTTATATCGGAGCATCCCGATATTAAACTTGTTGAAAAGTTAGGTAACGATTTCAAGTTGTTACTTGACGAAAAAGAACAGAAAAGTTTACTTATTGATTTAGAGGAGTTTGGGGTTGTTGTAAACTCGT
- a CDS encoding restriction endonuclease, with protein sequence MIPDYQTIMLPLLKTMSDKKTHKLRELIEILSVHFNLTDDERKELLPSGSQAIFDNRVGWAKFYLEKANLLKTEKRGSYHITELGLNFLKSNPKELRTKDLENFKAFKEFKQSITVKNETESSEQENQENEESNKTPEEALEYAYLKLKNDLSRDLLDTIKGCSPEFFEKLVIDMLTKMGYGGSRKDAGKALGKTGDGGIDGIIKEDKLGLDTIYIQAKRWENTVPVREIRDFAGALLSKKARKGIFITTSNFPKSAFDFVESIEHKIILIDGERLTDLMFEFNVGLSTQSIYELKRIDSDYFEE encoded by the coding sequence ATGATTCCTGACTATCAAACAATAATGCTACCTCTTTTAAAAACTATGAGTGACAAAAAAACTCATAAATTAAGAGAGTTAATTGAAATTCTTTCTGTTCATTTTAACTTAACCGATGACGAAAGAAAAGAATTATTACCAAGTGGGTCGCAAGCCATTTTTGACAATCGCGTGGGTTGGGCAAAATTTTATTTAGAAAAGGCAAATTTGTTAAAAACAGAAAAAAGAGGTTCTTACCACATTACAGAATTAGGACTTAATTTTTTAAAATCTAATCCAAAAGAACTAAGAACAAAAGACTTGGAAAATTTTAAAGCATTTAAAGAGTTTAAGCAGTCAATAACGGTAAAAAACGAAACAGAAAGTTCCGAGCAGGAAAATCAAGAAAATGAAGAATCTAATAAAACTCCTGAAGAAGCTTTAGAATACGCATATCTAAAACTAAAAAATGACCTTTCAAGAGATTTGCTTGACACAATTAAGGGTTGTTCTCCTGAATTTTTTGAAAAACTGGTAATTGACATGCTGACTAAAATGGGGTACGGCGGTTCAAGAAAAGATGCAGGAAAAGCATTAGGAAAAACGGGAGACGGAGGAATTGATGGAATAATAAAAGAAGATAAACTTGGGCTTGATACAATTTACATTCAGGCAAAAAGATGGGAAAATACTGTGCCCGTGAGAGAAATCAGAGATTTTGCAGGAGCGTTGTTATCAAAAAAAGCAAGAAAAGGAATTTTTATAACAACGTCCAATTTTCCTAAAAGTGCATTTGACTTTGTAGAAAGTATAGAACATAAAATAATTCTAATAGACGGAGAGCGGTTAACAGATTTGATGTTTGAATTTAATGTTGGTTTATCAACTCAATCAATTTACGAACTTAAACGTATTGACTCTGACTATTTTGAAGAATAA
- a CDS encoding DUF5686 and carboxypeptidase-like regulatory domain-containing protein: MRFFKKYIAFIVLLGISLLGFGQGQITKIRGTVLDAETKEPLPYVNVSFKNTAIGTITSDKGEFFLETRSTADTLIISFVGYKTETIKIRKGVYQELKVELKPDAVELEAVIVKPGESQANRIIRNIIKNKDRNNPEKYTYSCKSYNKIQVDINNIDDDIKKRKVFKQFDFIWNYVDTNAVTGKTYLPIFITESISDYYHSADPKMEKEIIKATKMSGVNNESVAQFTGKIYQNVNIYDNYINIFDQGLVSPISNSGLLFYKYILLDSMFIGNRWCYQITFKPRRKMEPTFTGDFWVNDSTWAIVKAQIRLSDMVNLNFVNDMVATSEYVPINDSIWFPKQLTLFVDFNLTDKTTGFFGHKTISYSDVKLNAPFPEEVSEMPTNLQVEEGALNQKEDFWADARPFELTPREAGIYQMVDSIQQVPMYKTFIDIINMFVNYYYVVGYWEIGPYYQTYSFNEIEGNRFKISGRTSNKFSKKVMLDGFLAYGDKDNRFKWGVGSLYMINKNPRVALSVRYKSDIEQLGQSPYALTEDNILTSFLRRNPNNKLTLVKDFTAYFEKEWFVGLSNKITVSHRIIYPTQFIPFVSVADGSSLSNITTSTVTLNTRWIKDERYVSGEFEKVSLGSDWPEVNFDITKSIKGFAGSDYDFWKLHLNYYHKFNVNPIGYARLIIDAGKIFGKVPYPLLQLHEGNETYAFDRYAFNMMNYYEFASDQYASFYYEHHFQGFFLNRFPLIRRLKWREVATAKYLVGSISQQNKDVLQFPTGLGEVSKPYIELSAGVENIFKVFRVDALWRLTHLDNPNIEPFGIRVGLQIIF, translated from the coding sequence ATGAGATTTTTCAAAAAATATATAGCCTTTATTGTTCTATTAGGAATTTCATTATTAGGTTTTGGTCAGGGACAAATAACCAAGATAAGAGGAACCGTGCTCGATGCCGAAACCAAAGAACCGTTGCCATACGTAAATGTTTCGTTTAAAAATACAGCCATTGGTACTATCACTTCGGATAAAGGTGAATTTTTTCTTGAAACTCGTTCTACCGCCGACACCCTTATAATTTCTTTTGTAGGTTACAAAACAGAAACCATTAAAATAAGGAAAGGTGTTTACCAAGAGCTAAAAGTTGAGCTAAAGCCCGATGCAGTAGAACTCGAAGCCGTTATTGTTAAACCTGGAGAGAGTCAAGCAAACAGAATTATAAGGAACATTATTAAAAACAAGGATAGGAATAACCCCGAAAAGTACACCTATAGCTGTAAAAGCTATAACAAAATCCAGGTAGATATCAACAATATTGATGACGATATTAAGAAACGAAAAGTTTTTAAACAGTTTGATTTTATTTGGAACTACGTGGATACAAATGCGGTAACCGGAAAAACATACCTACCCATTTTTATTACTGAGTCCATATCGGATTACTACCACAGCGCCGACCCAAAAATGGAAAAGGAAATTATTAAGGCAACAAAGATGTCGGGTGTAAACAACGAAAGCGTTGCCCAGTTTACGGGTAAAATCTATCAGAACGTAAACATTTACGACAACTACATAAACATATTCGACCAAGGGCTGGTTAGCCCAATTTCTAATTCAGGGCTGCTGTTTTACAAGTATATACTTCTTGATAGCATGTTCATTGGTAACCGTTGGTGCTACCAAATCACCTTTAAACCGCGACGTAAGATGGAGCCAACTTTTACTGGCGATTTCTGGGTAAACGATAGCACCTGGGCAATCGTAAAGGCTCAAATCAGGTTGTCGGACATGGTTAACCTTAACTTTGTAAACGACATGGTTGCCACTTCGGAATATGTTCCCATAAACGATTCCATTTGGTTCCCCAAGCAGCTCACCCTTTTTGTCGATTTTAACCTAACCGATAAAACAACCGGATTCTTTGGTCATAAAACCATTTCGTACAGCGATGTTAAGCTAAATGCCCCATTCCCCGAAGAGGTTTCAGAAATGCCAACCAACCTTCAGGTTGAGGAGGGCGCTCTTAACCAAAAAGAGGACTTTTGGGCAGATGCTCGCCCCTTTGAGCTAACACCTCGTGAAGCTGGAATATACCAAATGGTCGATTCCATTCAACAAGTACCCATGTACAAAACATTTATCGATATCATTAATATGTTTGTAAACTACTACTACGTGGTGGGATACTGGGAAATTGGACCATACTACCAGACTTACAGCTTTAACGAAATTGAGGGCAATCGCTTTAAAATCTCGGGCAGAACAAGCAATAAGTTTAGCAAAAAGGTTATGCTTGACGGATTTTTAGCCTATGGCGATAAGGATAACCGCTTTAAATGGGGAGTTGGTTCGCTTTACATGATTAATAAAAACCCACGTGTCGCTCTCAGCGTGCGCTATAAAAGCGACATTGAGCAGCTCGGGCAAAGCCCCTATGCGCTAACCGAAGACAATATACTAACCTCATTTCTACGTCGTAACCCAAACAACAAGCTCACCCTTGTAAAGGACTTTACGGCATATTTTGAGAAGGAGTGGTTCGTTGGGCTATCAAACAAAATAACGGTTAGTCATCGTATTATTTATCCAACACAATTCATCCCATTTGTTTCAGTGGCCGATGGAAGCAGCTTAAGCAATATTACTACATCAACGGTAACGTTAAATACAAGATGGATAAAGGATGAGCGCTATGTTTCCGGTGAATTTGAAAAGGTGAGCCTCGGTAGCGATTGGCCTGAGGTCAACTTTGATATCACAAAATCGATTAAAGGTTTTGCCGGTTCCGATTACGATTTCTGGAAGCTACACCTAAACTACTACCACAAGTTCAACGTTAACCCCATTGGCTATGCAAGGTTAATTATTGATGCCGGGAAAATATTCGGTAAGGTCCCCTACCCTTTGCTTCAGCTACACGAAGGTAACGAAACTTACGCATTCGACAGGTACGCCTTTAACATGATGAACTACTACGAGTTTGCTTCGGACCAGTATGCTAGCTTCTACTATGAGCATCACTTTCAAGGATTTTTCCTAAACCGTTTTCCGCTTATTCGTAGGCTAAAATGGCGCGAAGTTGCAACTGCCAAATATCTAGTTGGCAGTATAAGCCAACAAAACAAAGATGTGCTCCAGTTTCCAACTGGTTTAGGTGAAGTTTCAAAACCCTACATAGAGCTAAGTGCCGGTGTTGAAAACATTTTTAAGGTATTTAGGGTTGATGCGCTCTGGCGCCTAACCCATTTGGATAATCCCAATATCGAACCCTTTGGGATTAGAGTGGGACTTCAGATAATTTTTTAG